aattgaataaaatacGCATCACAATACTGGTAACGCCTGGCACTATTTTAAACAAGGCtgaaaaaatagatatttgaatTAAAATACGGAGAGTGTAATAAggatttggtatttgtttacaagagcacgctctccatttactccaaaatgatgcagtcctgcagctctcctctttttgtacagtaattaggaggttctttacaGGGACGTGCAGAGGGGGGTtgctaggggtgcccaagcacctgccccttttgctactgcattaaaagtgcccttttgagagggatGTATTATAGACCGGCCACCTATcagtgtcaataataataataataataataataataattgttattattattattattatatgattatcattattattattaatattattattattattaagtcttgGTTGGAGTAATCACCTCACAAAGATGCCATGTTCTGCTTCAGCTGTCGTCTGTTtttgaatgaagaaaaataaagaggcCGAGTAGCTTAGAAATCAGAGGGCATAACCCGTTAGAGGACAGCTatagagaaaataaaggagcatgctagttcagaatctcacatgattggtatggttcgatggaaagggttccaaagtcaagcattagatattgCTTTACAAACAACTAATCAGGAAGTACAAGCTGGTAgagacaaagagaagcagagaaaCAGAGAAATTTTATGTAGGTTAATCTCCATCACTGTATACTTGGCAAGACAATGTTTAGCAAGTATGACAGTGTAGTTAAACTGCCTCTTGatgtgattagaaaaaaaaaaaatactgaaaagacCCCAAGTGTTATTGCTTTCAAATAGGACTCAGAATGACCTGATGAAGGCTTTGCTTATTTCAGTTAGAAGAGTGATATTAGAAGAAATTCACAAGAGCAAGATCTTTTCCATCGTCATAGATAAAACAACTGATGTATCACATACAGAACATGTCTCTTGTTGTGAGATATGTACATGACTTCAAAACAAAAGAACGTTTCATATAAGTATTCAATGTGCAATCAAAAACTGGTGAAGCACTGGAGAAAGAAGTGATCTCTGTGCTTAATAAAAATAACCCCGATCATAGATGATAtgcgtggacaaggatatgatggggcCGCAAATATaagtggaatatacaatggattacagtTCAGACTCCAAAGACGAAACCCAAAGGCACTCTATGTACATTGCCAGGCACACAGCCTGAATCTAGTATTAGTCGAAATTAAAAAATCGAGTATTCAGTTTCTAACTTTTTTTAGTTtggtggagaaactgtatgcttctattgctaactcttcaaaacggcatgctgctctcatggagatccagaaagcaatgtatccagaagacCGCTCACTTGAACCTAAGAAGCTATCAGACACAAGATGGGCTTACAGAGagtcagctcttagaaccatgaggaaggtcatctcagctctgaagcaatttttagaaGAGATAGTGCAAAAATATCCTCTTGATGCACCAGAAGGGGAAACCTTAATATtgctgcaaagtattaactttgaatttcttgtttgtcctGAGATTACCACCCAAGTTTTTCAAGAAACGGCCTATGCCTCTAATGCCCTACAACAGAAAAAgtttgatttggctgcctcctacagaattgtggatgaagtgctacaaagtttgagagaattaagaaatgatgagaagtttcagaAGATTTTTACAAATACTAAAGagagagctgaatccatggccatcgacctcgcctctgggattcctggacaaggcaggagaagaaaaatgcctgaaagatacaagtatagtgctacatctgctactgaggaccagcaatatcaatACTTGGATGAGTACTACCATATGAgaatattttatgtgtttttagatacaTAATCACAAGAGCgacaaagaagatttaaaggtggaaactacacaacatggggtatcctaaatgcATTTCATTGTATGAGAGgccaagataactggaaagaacctgtgaatgaagagccattcaagtcattgcaaaaattatgccagttttatgagttagaagaagtagacaagctacggttggaattaaagatcttctattcctcatttccttgcctgctACAAAGCACTGCAGTTACAATGCTCAGcctgataaaagaaaacaatgtcCAGGAGATATTGTCACTTATACTTGAACTCTTAATTCATGCCACTCTACCcgtcacaactgcaacagtggaaaggactTCCTCCAAAAtcaagctggtgaagacaaagctacgcagcctgtccagtgaggagaggttatctgatcttttgttgctagcagTTGAAAAGGATATTACAATCAACAACTgtgaagttatcagcatattcaaagaaatgACACACGGTTCTCTTATAAATCTAAAATGATAAGTTCTGGTTATTAGCCAAGTGTATTGATCATACTGATGGATTTTCTTGCattcatttatgtaaaagtaattcatataatttttcttttgttaaatttcctagttcgactggtagtcagtactgtagatttcatgttcataaaaaacattagcctactggtacctatgatatcagtcatgtttatctctttcttgaattattaatggctagtttaaataaatttgagAGAATATTGTGCcagtatatatttagcctcattcatttctatatttttgcccaTTTTTTCACTTGAGCATCTGTCCTGAATAAGTTCTCTGCACGCCCCGGGTTctctaaatgctgggaaagcaataagtagcaagatatgttgcgggagggggggggggggggggagggcagcaCTACGCGACTGGGAACCGACATCGTCAAAATAGTCAACTAAGgagaagttcgtgatgtcagcttacatttagtatatattcaaaatatatagtaaattaaaaatggactaattactcaaaagtgtcactatttgtgaaatgtatattttatatttggtaaatatttaatataaatcacattaaagtgtttctttttttaaagaaactattttgcgAATGACTAgctttcccagacgacgttttgctacactaacgccatctattgaccactgcctaaggatgcctgtcaATTTCCTGCCAATGAAAACATATGCTGTaaaaaatagtcattctcgtaaaaagttacaaaaaaaaaaaaaataataagatttattgtcaagtattaccaaataaaatataattcacaaatagtgacacttttgagtaattgatcaaTTTTTTAAATAAGTATATTTGGATACATATCAGATGTCTGCttacgtcacgaacttctctttaattgactatgttgacgatgtcggttccaggtcgcttagtacctcctccacctccaagtcctccactaacccccccccccccccccctctcccacaacatatcttgctatttttggtTTTCCCAGCATTCAAAGAACTTCCCCTATTACTGtagaaaaagaggagagctgcagtaatgcacaattttggagtaaatggagagcgtgctcttgtaatcAAATAAGGATTTTATAAGGTTGAGAAAATAAATTTATCTCATTTAACACTCATTTCTCTATTTTCCAAGCATGTTAGATGAAGATTTGTCTGTTAAAACTTATACCTAAAGAGAAGGTAGTTAATTCAGAGCCACTTAGTAATGTATCGGCAGAATCTTTCAGTGATAGTTAAGAATTATTGGGAAAAggcaacagtaaaaataataagttGAAAGTTATCTTGACATTGGTTTTGTTTTAAAGACTGGGAGTAAAGCTACAGCTCAAATAGTGTGTGGAATATTTAGAAAGTCGTGAATGAAAGTATCCAGCCAGCAAAACTCAAACGTCATTTAGATACTAAATATTTGAAGAAAGAAGTTAAACTCAGAGCAGTTTTCCAGCGAAATAAGCTGTGATAACCAAGGGTATTGAAATATAAGAAGTACCCATAAGATTCCAGATAACGCTTCATATCTTTTTCCTAGAGAATTGTGAACAAACAGAACCACAAAATTACAGAAATATTAAACTCTGTCTTATGTTTTCTATTCATAATGTCAGTGAATTGGTTGGCAAAGATAATGTGAAGGCAGTAAACAAATTACCTTGAACAACATTAATAAAGTCAAACGTCGATCTGCGGAAACATCTAAAGATATACTGACAGCGCACTGATAAGGTGAAGAACATCTACTTTGCTTTCTAAGAATAGGATTCCAAAGATATCACACGGATGACattgagaacacacacacacacacacacacacacacacacacatatatatatatatatatatatatatatatatatatatatatatatatatatatatatatatatatatttatatatataaaagttactaTCATTTTGAAAATTGGATAATTTTACAAAATACCCAGCCAttgcacaaaaagaaaaaatatcctaaAATCTTGCAAACAAGAAACCAGTATTTTGGTCAATTTACAAAATCATTAGTACCATTTTtggttattttataaaatttttaaactgtaaatatccataaaaaaaccgaaaaaaacaataaaagtagtgaatatcaaataaaataacCATATTAACTTTCAGGAAATACACGTTCCAAATCATTAAAATTCCATAAGATTCAGGAGCTctctaatgtgaaaaaaaaagaaaaaaaaaacgcgagAAAAATTATAAACGTTTAATAAATGTGAAATgtgttttaaaaaatatattaccaAATACGTCAAACTTTCAAAAGTGGTTTTATTTAACCTACAAAAAAATTGTTTCATATCCTTAAACGGGTGGTTATCTATATGATATGTGTTTCTGTGTCGACATTTTAGAGCAAGAGAcagtgcaattatttttttttcttttttttagtgccTGGGGTTCACTTAGCGCATATTTAACCTTATAGCATGGCTTTTGCAATTACTACTTCACACAAGCATACTCCACGCTTAAAGAAAtgaccataacatatatataaccaGAAATTTTCTCTTTACTATAGAGGGGAGAATAGTTAATGAACGTTTGATATTAGATCTTATTAATTTTCCTTGAAATACGGCTGATTgatttgtttgcaaatatgttgtcgttatatactgatatatatatatatatatatatatatatatatatatatatatatatatatatatatatatatatatatatatatatatatatacacatatatatatatatatatatatacacacatatatatatatatatatatatatatatatatatatatatatatatatatatttatatatatataattatatatatatatatatatatatatatatatatatatatatatatatatatatatataaatatatatatatatatatatatatatatatatatatatatatatatatatatatatatatatatatgtatatatatatagatacactcaactatatatatatatatatatatatatatatatatatatatatataaatatatatatatatatatatatatatatatatatatatatatatatatatatatatatatatatgtatatatatatatatatatatatatatatatatatatatttatatatatttatatatatatatgtatatatgtatatatatgtatatatatatatatatatatatatatatatatatatatatatatatatatatatatgtgtgtgtgtatatataaatgtatatatatataattatatatatatatatatatatatatatatatatatatatatatatataaatatatatatatatatatatatatatatatatatatatatatatatatatatatatatatacatatatatatatatatatatatatatatatatatatatgtatatatatatatatatatatatatatatatatatatatatatatatatatatatatatacatatatatatatatgtatatatatatacatatatatatatatatatatatatatatatatatatatatatatatttatgtatatatatatacatatatatatatatatatatatatatgtatatatatacatatttatatatatatacatatatatatatatatatatatatatatatatatatttatatttatatatatatatatatatatatatatatatatatatatatgagtatatacatatatatatatatatatatatatatatatatatatatatatatatatatatatatatgagtatatataaatatgtatataaatatatatacatatatatatatatatatatatatatatatatatatatatatatatatatatatatatatatatatatatatatacatatgtatatatatatatatatatatatatatatatatatatatatatatatatatatatatatatatatgtataatatatatatatatatatatatatatatatatacatatatatatgtatatatatgtgagtatatatatatatatatatatatatatatatatatatatatatatatatatatatatatatatatatatatatatatatatatataaatatatacacaaatatatatatatatatatatatatatatatatatatatatatatatatatatatgtatatataaatatatatatatatatatatatatatatatatatatatatttatatatacatatatatatatatatatatatatatatatgtatgtataaatatacgtatacacatatatatatatatatatatatatatatatatatatatatatatatatatatatatatttttttttttttttttgggctcaagccatgtcgtcctgatggaagtttctatagggtagcttcctagggtatattacaactacggcgatattcccagagaatttaccttaaggtcccagaattctaactcctggagcgagtatccctcgtgaaagggatatcgcgacatatcagaggacgtattcttgacacgccacatggcaatctacatcccgaacagagatttcgtctcgcatggggcagttggcaagaaacgaattcgggaaagaaaaagggggagccgctcccaaggctccctatctcccgattcgtaagcgtgcctggcgccaatcctggcgccatctgtattcctttttgcgtagcttaacaactcggtgttttttcctgtgtttctcgcaaatcttggatttattctgcttttcatggcttctccgtcttcgtcggcctctgataagttgagtaccatgtcttctatgtataaatgtaggctcttggtaaatttttgagtgattaataggattaatctttgttacaagagctgtagcctaccggaggcgtcatggacgctgtcgctcgctaggtataagtttagttagtcagagcgacattcccggttgttttgctttaataaattttagctatttagcattacataggatttcctttcgtgcttagtattattttggcgaagtattcgccattctggcctacgctaggccatgtagcctagtcgtttggtcctatacttcatgcatgattttgggttttccaagtgtattaaaattttattgaagctttaggctatgttttatacatttaagattgtgtggaatatttccaagatagtatacgagtgagtttcggtgatttaggtaatcgattctcttggtgcctaggctaagttgcttatggagccttagtatactttctcatactccccggttgctttcttttcttcggagaaggtctgcaatccctttccctctgtttaagccttgggcttatccctaagtggttttttccgaatttattttcgataaaactatactggggtgttactgtaccttcctgttccagtaagtctggttcaaagagggacagaacaacagagttttttagtctgagtctgtgtttgtctggcttggggtagagtctccctcgctggcctgacacagacaaaggtggcttagcctccttaggtcactaccgaaggtttctgtggatatgattccttcttttgtgatctaccagactagtccttgttgctgtt
The nucleotide sequence above comes from Palaemon carinicauda isolate YSFRI2023 chromosome 18, ASM3689809v2, whole genome shotgun sequence. Encoded proteins:
- the LOC137657453 gene encoding zinc finger MYM-type protein 1-like — protein: MIGMVRWKGFQSQALDIALQTTNQEVQAGRDKEKQRNREILYDMRGQGYDGAANISGIYNGLQFRLQRRNPKALYVHCQAHSLNLVLVEIKKSSIQFLTFFSLVEKLYASIANSSKRHAALMEIQKAMYPEDRSLEPKKLSDTRWAYRESALRTMRKVISALKQFLEEIVQKYPLDAPEGETLILLQSINFEFLVCPEITTQVFQETAYASNALQQKKFDLAASYRIVDEVLQSLRELRNDEKFQKIFTNTKERAESMAIDLASGIPGQGRRRKMPERYKYSATSATEDQQYQYLDEYYHMRIFYVFLDT